From a region of the Oscillatoria sp. FACHB-1407 genome:
- a CDS encoding PhoH family protein, giving the protein MKKIFVLDTNVLLHDPTAMLRFEDNDVVLPITVVEELDRFKKQPEVTGRNARQVSRSLDMLRQHGHLTDGIEMRGGGTLRVALCHRETLEELPAELEGDRADNSILALALELKRQSDSPVVMVSKDTNLRIKADALGLLAQDYESDKVDVDELYTGTAETLVSPETITQFYQQGSISIDGEFLANEALTLVDATNPSHTALGIVDGVTHQVVALNQLPPSGVSRIRARNREQKFALELLLRDSIQLVTLVGKAGTGKTLLAIAAGLHKVADERLYSRLLISRPVVPMGRDLGFLPGDVNEKLTPWMQPLYDNFDLILGTQDQADKPRYHRRGYEELMEMGFLQIEPLTYIRGRTIPKQFLIVDEAQNLTPHEVKTILTRAGEGTKIILTGDLEQIDNPYVDAASNGLTYVVERFKGEPLAGHITLLKGERSPLAERAATLL; this is encoded by the coding sequence ATGAAGAAAATATTTGTCCTCGATACCAATGTGTTGTTGCATGATCCAACGGCAATGCTGAGGTTTGAAGACAATGATGTGGTGTTGCCGATTACCGTTGTTGAAGAACTCGATCGCTTCAAGAAACAACCAGAGGTGACAGGTCGAAACGCCCGACAGGTTTCTCGCAGTCTTGATATGTTGCGCCAGCATGGGCACTTGACTGATGGGATTGAGATGCGAGGGGGTGGAACGCTGCGGGTGGCTCTCTGTCATCGGGAGACATTGGAGGAATTGCCTGCGGAGTTGGAGGGCGATCGCGCCGATAACTCGATTTTGGCGTTGGCACTGGAACTAAAACGGCAAAGCGACTCTCCGGTGGTGATGGTCAGCAAAGACACCAATTTGCGGATCAAAGCCGATGCCTTGGGCTTGTTGGCGCAAGACTACGAAAGTGACAAGGTGGATGTGGATGAGCTGTACACGGGTACGGCTGAGACGCTGGTGTCACCGGAAACGATTACGCAGTTTTATCAGCAGGGTTCCATCAGCATTGACGGTGAGTTTCTGGCGAATGAGGCGTTGACGCTGGTGGATGCGACCAATCCCTCCCATACGGCGTTGGGAATCGTGGATGGCGTTACGCATCAAGTGGTTGCCTTGAACCAACTGCCACCATCCGGTGTATCGCGCATTCGAGCAAGGAACCGTGAGCAGAAATTTGCGCTGGAGTTGTTGTTACGAGACTCGATTCAACTGGTGACACTGGTCGGCAAAGCAGGGACAGGGAAGACGCTATTGGCGATCGCTGCTGGGTTACACAAAGTGGCAGATGAACGACTCTACAGCCGCTTGCTGATCTCTCGTCCGGTGGTGCCGATGGGGCGTGACCTGGGCTTTTTACCGGGCGATGTGAATGAGAAGCTGACTCCCTGGATGCAACCGTTGTACGACAACTTTGACCTGATTTTGGGGACGCAAGACCAGGCGGATAAGCCCCGGTATCACCGTCGTGGCTATGAAGAACTGATGGAGATGGGTTTCTTGCAGATTGAGCCGCTGACTTACATTCGTGGACGCACCATTCCCAAGCAGTTTTTGATTGTGGATGAGGCGCAAAATCTAACTCCCCATGAAGTCAAGACGATTTTGACGCGGGCGGGTGAGGGCACTAAGATTATTCTCACAGGCGACCTGGAGCAAATTGACAACCCCTATGTCGATGCGGCGAGTAACGGCTTAACCTATGTGGTAGAACGGTTTAAGGGCGAGCCGTTGGCGGGACACATCACCCTATTAAAAGGAGAGCGATCGCCCCTGGCAGAACGAGCCGCCACGCTTTTGTAA
- a CDS encoding Uma2 family endonuclease, which translates to MFALVSPDKIQLPPGSVVRLPATWDEYQALNRQRGDGSIPRLKYRNGEVLLMSPLPQHGKDAHVIAAVITTLLDHDEREYDAFTPVTMELPEESGIEPDYCFYINNWEAVAGKKRINWRVDPPPDLVLEIDVTSYSDVEDYLPYRVPEVWLFKKNQLRIHQLAGEVYSLQSQSRFFPKVDIQGIIDRCIQLAYDRNTSAAIRDLKQRLSDRDS; encoded by the coding sequence ATGTTTGCCCTCGTCTCACCTGACAAAATTCAATTGCCACCAGGGTCTGTCGTGCGACTGCCTGCCACCTGGGATGAATATCAAGCTCTGAACCGACAACGGGGGGATGGGTCGATTCCGCGTCTCAAGTATCGCAATGGAGAAGTGTTGTTAATGTCTCCCTTACCTCAGCATGGGAAAGACGCTCATGTGATTGCTGCTGTGATTACAACTCTGCTAGATCATGACGAGCGGGAGTATGATGCTTTTACTCCAGTGACGATGGAATTACCGGAGGAAAGTGGAATCGAGCCAGACTATTGCTTTTACATCAATAACTGGGAAGCGGTAGCAGGCAAAAAGCGAATTAATTGGCGCGTTGATCCACCACCAGATCTGGTGCTGGAGATTGATGTGACGAGCTACTCGGATGTAGAGGATTATTTGCCCTATCGAGTTCCTGAGGTGTGGTTGTTTAAAAAGAATCAGCTTCGTATTCATCAACTGGCTGGAGAGGTCTATAGCTTGCAGAGCCAAAGCCGTTTTTTCCCGAAAGTCGATATTCAGGGCATCATCGATCGCTGCATTCAATTGGCGTACGATCGCAACACGAGTGCGGCTATTCGTGACTTAAAACAGCGATTGAGTGATAGGGATTCTTAG
- a CDS encoding toll/interleukin-1 receptor domain-containing protein: protein MANPAIRVFYSYSRQDREMCDRLDEHLSHLRRSGKIVPWCDLQLEPGSEWEKTLLEKLETADIILLLVSARFLASDYCSNTELRRAIDRHNSRTGKISPRTTASIRTTTDIESTICLNSICISA, encoded by the coding sequence GTGGCAAACCCAGCCATTCGCGTGTTTTACTCCTATTCTCGTCAAGATCGAGAGATGTGCGATCGCCTGGATGAGCATCTGTCCCATTTAAGACGCAGCGGCAAAATTGTGCCCTGGTGTGACCTGCAACTGGAACCCGGTAGCGAGTGGGAGAAAACGCTGCTGGAGAAACTAGAGACAGCCGATATTATTCTATTGCTGGTCTCTGCAAGATTTTTGGCATCTGACTATTGTTCTAACACTGAGTTAAGACGGGCGATCGATCGCCACAACAGTAGAACAGGCAAGATTTCACCAAGAACTACAGCAAGCATTAGAACAACAACAGATATCGAATCAACAATCTGCCTCAACTCCATATGCATCTCTGCCTAG
- a CDS encoding NUDIX domain-containing protein has protein sequence MSSDLRLLQEVADLCEKGQCEAVPRRGDRPVMIATESVSLSQVMNPDQVIFSTKWFVIRESSRGFQYFERRGKDSIGVFLVRKRTEAPGHYDVLIRQQPLCIDNTEIDGMLKLFPCPITGAIEEGESPEVTAVREAYEEGGYTIEVKSLGHYVVGTQTNEICYLYYADVTGVIPDDPPQDGSYFESISRNEWHPLDYLKSCDYSACQIGYTRLQEVLP, from the coding sequence GTGAGTTCAGATCTGCGACTTCTCCAAGAAGTCGCAGATCTTTGCGAGAAGGGGCAATGCGAAGCAGTTCCGAGAAGGGGCGATCGCCCTGTTATGATTGCCACAGAATCGGTAAGCCTGAGCCAAGTCATGAATCCAGATCAAGTCATTTTTAGTACCAAGTGGTTTGTTATCCGCGAGAGTTCCAGAGGGTTTCAATACTTTGAGCGCAGGGGCAAAGACTCAATTGGCGTGTTTCTGGTTAGAAAAAGGACTGAGGCTCCGGGACACTATGATGTGCTGATTCGGCAACAACCCTTGTGCATCGACAACACCGAAATTGACGGTATGTTGAAGCTATTTCCCTGTCCTATCACAGGGGCGATCGAAGAAGGGGAATCACCAGAGGTGACTGCCGTTCGAGAAGCCTACGAAGAAGGGGGATATACCATTGAGGTAAAATCTCTGGGGCACTATGTTGTCGGTACTCAAACGAATGAAATTTGCTATCTCTATTACGCTGATGTCACAGGGGTAATTCCCGATGATCCACCCCAGGATGGCAGTTATTTTGAGTCAATTAGCCGCAACGAATGGCATCCGTTAGACTATCTGAAATCCTGTGATTACTCGGCTTGCCAGATTGGATACACCCGATTGCAAGAAGTTCTTCCTTAA
- a CDS encoding chlorophyll a/b-binding protein, translating to MQTTTKPDINSTTDLPSVYPSYNGTDRNSFLFGWNPQAELWNGRFAMIGFVAYLLWDAGGYSIVRDVLHLIR from the coding sequence ATGCAAACGACTACAAAACCAGACATTAATTCCACAACAGATTTACCTTCTGTTTACCCCTCTTATAACGGCACAGACCGCAACTCTTTTCTCTTTGGTTGGAACCCCCAAGCTGAGCTATGGAACGGGCGGTTTGCCATGATTGGCTTCGTTGCCTACCTGTTGTGGGATGCAGGCGGATATAGCATCGTCCGGGATGTGTTGCATCTGATTCGCTAA